Proteins found in one Coffea eugenioides isolate CCC68of chromosome 5, Ceug_1.0, whole genome shotgun sequence genomic segment:
- the LOC113770541 gene encoding ATP-dependent zinc metalloprotease FTSH 12, chloroplastic-like: MEISTLNYAAGRHPFQLSSTSTPPTITAKQHLLLSPNIPPPSSTLSNFFLLPVSRPFAPFSRFTYMSKLSCHKKSQRTPILASSSSSSDSTSNDNPLDHSASDAAAGFSWLHLSRRFFTNFKQQTGIDFQHDAIATLARLAAPLRRSVQLPHSALERFRSHLLPDFVNWNKLDRWKDVKNWEAKRIGVLILYALVMVASSRGIYKAIQVPVINRERRELAEAYMEALIPEPTPTNVRKFKKGLWRKTTPKGLKLKKFIEGPDGTLVHDSSFVGEDAYDDDDHPRDSVKEIIDQDVKLSKEEKKVLKEDLTILGENQESQGTWRQRLQAWNEILQKDKLAEQLDSLNARYVVEFDMKEVENSLRKDVLEKVKNNHGNRALWISKRWWRYRPKLPYMYFLQKLDSSEVAAIVFTEDLKRLYVTMKEGFPMEYIVDMPLDPYLFEMISSSGAEVDLLQKRQIHYFLNVVFALLPGILILWFIRESLMLLHITSRRFLYKKYNQLFDMAYAENFILPVGEVGETKSMYKEVVLGGDVWDLLDELMIYMGNPMHYYEKEVKFVRGVLLSGPPGTGKTLFARTLAKESGLPFVFASGAEFTDSEKSGAARINEMFSIARRNAPAFVFVDEIDAIAGRHARKDPRRRATFEALIAQLDGEKERTGVDRFSLRQAVIFICATNRPDELDLEFVRPGRIDRRLYIGLPDAKQRVQIFGVHSAGKRLAEDVDFEKLVFRTVGYSGADIRNLVNEAGIMSVRKGQTKIYQQDIVDVLDKQLLEGMGVLLTEEEQQKCEQNVSFEKKRLLAVHEAGHIVLAHLFPRFDWHAFSQLLPGGKETAISVFYPREDMVDQGYTTFGYMKMQMVVAHGGRCAERIVFGDDITDGGQDDLEKITKIAREMVISPGNPRLGLTALTRRLGLVERPDNPDRELITYKWDDPHVIPADMTVEVSELFTRELARYIEETEEFAMKKLMENRHILDMIAKELLEHSRITGLEVEEKMRGQSPRMFEDFVKPFQINLAEDGPLPHNDRARYQPLDIYPAPLHRC, from the exons ATGGAGATAAGCACATTGAATTATGCGGCCGGCCGTCACCCATTTCAGTTGTCCTCCACTTCAACGCCACCAactataactgccaaacaacaCCTCCTCCTCAGCCCTAACATTCCTCCTCCTTCCTCTACTCTTTCaaacttctttcttcttcccgtGAGCCGCCCTTTTGCTCCATTTTCTCGCTTCACTTACATGTCTAAGCTCTCCTGCCATAAAAAATCCCAAAGGACCCCCATTTTagcttcctcttcttcttcttctgattCTACTAGTAATGATAACCCTCTCGACCACTCCGCTTCCGATGCTGCTGCTGGCTTCTCTTGGCTCCATCTTTCTCGCCGCTTCTTTACAAATTTCAAGCAACAAACCGGTATTGATTTTCAACATGACGCTATTGCCACACTGGCTCGGCTCGCTGCTCCACTTCGTCGCTCTGTCCAGTTGCCCCACTCTGCGCTGGAAAGGTTTAGGTCCCACTTACTTCCCGATTTCGTCAACTGGAATAAATTGGATCGCTGGAAG GACGTAAAGAATTGGGAAGCCAAGAGAATTGGTGTTCTAATTCTTTATGCACTTGTTATGGTGGCTTCTTCTCGAGGAATTTACAAGGCAATTCAAGTACCTGTTATTAATCGAGAAAGAAGAGAGCTGGCTGAGGCATATATGGAGGCTCTCATTCCTGAGCCTACTCCCACAAATGTCAGAAA GTTCAAAAAGGGTTTGTGGAGGAAGACAACTCCAAAGGGCCTAAAACTCAAAAAGTTTATTGAAGGACCTGATGGAACGCTTGTTCATGATAGTTCTTTTGTTGGGGAAGATGcatatgatgatgatgatcatcCCCGGGACAGTGTAAAAGAAATTATAGACCAAGATGTGAAATTGAGCAAAGAAGAGAAGAAGGTTTTGAAAGAAGATTTAACAATTTTGG GAGAAAATCAGGAGAGTCAAGGAACTTGGCGTCAAAGGCTTCAAGCATGGAATGAAATCCTTCAGAAGGATAAGTTAGCTGAACAATTAGATTCATTGAATGCCAGATATGTAGTTGAGTTCGATATGAAAGAAGTTGAGAATAGCCTGCGCAAAGATGTTCTTGAAAAGGTCAAGAACAACCACGGAAACCGAGCGCTGTGGATTTCTAAAAGATGGTGGCGCTACCGCCCTAAACTTCCTTACATgtattttcttcaaaaacttGATTCTTCTGAG GTTGCTGCTATTGTTTTCACAGAAGACCTGAAAAGGTTGTATGTGACAATGAAAGAAGGGTTCCCAATGGAGTATATT GTAGATATGCCACTTGATCCTTATTTGTTTGAGATGATATCAAGTTCTGGTGCTGAAGTTGATCTCCTCCAAAAGCGGCAGATTCATTACTTTCTTAATGTTGTCTTTGCTTTGCTGCCTGGAATACTGATATTGTGGTTCATAAGAGAATCTCTGATGCTTCTTCACATCACTTCAAGACGTTTCCTTTATAAGAAGTACAATCAACTCTTCGACATGGCTTATgctgaaaatttcattttg CCAGTAGGGGAAGTTGGGGAAACAAAGTCTATGTACAAAGAAGTAGTACTGGGAGGAGATGTCTGGGATCTACTAGATGAGTTGATGATATACATGGGAAATCCCATGCATTATTATGAAAAAGAAGTGAAGTTTGTGCGG GGTGTGCTTCTCTCTGGACCTCCTGGAACAGGCAAAACACTTTTTGCCCGAACTCTTGCAAAGGAAAGTGGGTTGCCTTTTGTTTTTGCTTCTGGTGCAGAGTTTACAGACAGTGAAAAAAGTGGTGCTGCAAGAATAAATGAAATGTTTTCTATTGCTAGGAGAAAT GCTCctgcttttgtttttgttgatgAGATTGATGCTATTGCTGGGAGGCATGCCCGAAAGGATCCACGAAGAAGAGCAACATTTGAAGCTCTTATTGCTCAGCTTGATGGAGA GAAAGAAAGAACAGGTGTTGACAGGTTCTCATTGAGGCAAGCTGTCATATTCATCTGTGCTACTAATAGGCCAGATGAATTGGACCTAGAATTTGTTCGGCCTGGACGTATTGACCGTCGTTTATATATTGGATTACCTGATGCAAAGCAACGTGTACAAATTTTTGGTGTGCATAGTGCTGGTAAACGACTTGCAGAGGATGTTGATTTTGAGAAG CTTGTATTTCGGACTGTTGGATATTCAGGAGCGGATATTAGAAACCTAGTGAATGAAGCTGGAATAATGTCG GTGAGAAAAGGGCAGACTAAGATCTACCAGCAAGACATTGTAGATGTATTGGACAAGCAACTGCTTGAGGGTATGGGTGTGCTTCTCACGGAGGAAGAGCAGCAGAAGTGTGAACAAAAT GTgtcttttgaaaagaaaagactTCTGGCAGTACATGAAGCTGGACACATAGTCTTGGCACACTTGTTCCCTCGTTTTGATTGGCATGCATTTTCTCAGCTTCTACCTGGTGGCAAG GAAACTGCTATATCTGTGTTTTATCCTCGAGAAGATATGGTTGATCAAGGTTATACAACCTTTGGCTACATGAAAATGCAAATGGTAGTTGCTCATGGTGGGCGATGTGCTGAACGTATTGTATTTGGGGATGATATTACTGATGGTGGACAAGATGATCTGGAAAAGATTACAAAG ATTGCTCGAGAAATGGTGATAAGCCCCGGAAATCCTAGGTTGGGGCTTACAGCTTTGACAAGAAGACTTGGACTGGTTGAGAGACCAGATAATCCTGATCGTGAGCTTATTACATATAAG TGGGACGATCCTCATGTTATTCCTGCTGATATGACAGTTGAAGTTTCTGAACTATTTACCAGGGAGTTGGCAAGA TACATTGAAGAAACAGAAGAATTTGCAATGAAGAAATTAATGGAGAACAGGCACATACTAGACATGATTGCAAAGGAACTTCTTGAACACTCAAGGATAACTGGATTG GAAGTCGAGGAAAAGATGAGAGGACAATCGCCACGTATGTTTGAAGATTTTGTGAAGcctttccaaataaatttggcTGAG GATGGACCATTGCCTCACAATGACCGTGCGCGTTATCAACCGCTGGACATCTATCCTGCACCACTTCACAGATGCTAG
- the LOC113771130 gene encoding uncharacterized protein LOC113771130: protein MKGFLNTYTNWIYHGEDPWDFNQENVSNGVFRHTENDDMNELIHETLGRTLEENSNINLEELRGACDEVTNKFFKLLKHDETELYPGCKNFTLLSFVIKLLHVKSLCRWSNNSMTILLELLKEVFPENELFPSSYRDVWKIVKDLGLSYHKIHACPNDCLIYWKETEHETFCRKCGTPRYKQIEKQSDDSSEQFKKVPAKLVRYFPLKPRLQRLFMSSKIASLMRWHEEERIKDGKLRHPADSLAWKHFNDPHPSFASDSRNVRLGLAADGFNPFKAINNKYSTWPVILVPYNLPSWMCMKQTSFMLCLLIDGPKASGDDIHIYLQPVIDELNEFWDPGMPTYDAASKQMFYLRVALLWTINDFPAYGNLSGWNTKGKYACPCCNKDVRSQWLMHSKKHCYLGHCRFQAIDHPYRLNRAQFDGTIEKHSRPVRLYGFEILEQLRDFRNEFGKDQPVSLAKKRKMRTKDNNDSEQSPICRYNWKRLNIFFQLPYWVDNLLPHNLDRMHIEKNFLENLLWTLLGMDKTNDDINA from the coding sequence ATGAAGGGGTTTTTGAACACTTATACAAATTGGATTTATCATGGTGAAGATCCATGGGACTTCAATCAAGAAAATGTGAGCAATGGAGTGTTTAGGCACACTGAAAATGATGACATGAATGAATTGATACACGAAACACTTGGAAGAACACTTGAAGAGAATTCTAACATAAATTTAGAAGAACTTAGAGGAGCCTGTGATGAAGTGACTAATAAGTTTTTTAAGTTGCTGAAGCATGACGAAACAGAGTTATATCCTGGATGTAAAAATTTTACTCTTCTGTCATTTGTCATCAAGTTGTTGCATGTCAAGTCTCTTTGTCGATGGAGCAACAACTCAATGACAATATTACTGgagcttctcaaggaagtttTTCCTGAGAATGAATTATTTCCAAGCTCTTATCGTGATGTTTGGAAGATTGTTAAAGACTTGGGTCTTAGCTACCATAAAATTCATGCATGCCCCAACGATTGCTTGATTTATTGGAAGGAGACAGAACATGAAACCTTTTGCAGAAAGTGTGGAACTCCTAGGTAtaagcaaattgaaaaacaatcCGATGATTCAAGTGAACAATTTAAAAAAGTTCCAGCAAAGCTTGTTCGctattttcctttgaaaccacGTCTCCAAAGGCTGTTCATGTCATCAAAGATTGCTTCATTAATGAGATGGCACGAAGAGGAGCGCATCAAGGATGGAAAATTGAGGCATCCGGCAGACTCTTTAGCTTGGAAGCATTTTAATGACCCACACCCAAGCTTTGCTAGTGATTCTCGCAATGTTCGTCTTGGACTTGCAGCAGATGGATTTAACCCATTCAAAGCAATAAACAATAAATATAGCACCTGGCCAGTGATTTTAGTGCCATATAATTTACCCTCATGGATGTGCATGAAGCAAACATCATTTATGTTGTGTCTGCTAATTGATGGGCCTAAAGCTTCGGGTGATGATATTCACATATATCTTCAACCAGTAATTGATGAATTGAATGAGTTTTGGGATCCAGGGATGCCTACTTATGATGCAGCTAGTAAGCAAATGTTTTACTTACGTGTTGCACTACTTTGGACTATCAATGATTTTCCAGCTTATGGAAATCTGTCTGGTTGGAATACCAAAGGGAAGTATGCATGCCCTTGTTGTAATAAAGATGTTCGAAGTCAATGGTTGATGCATAGCAAAAAACATTGCTATTTGGGTCATTGTCGATTTCAAGCTATTGATCATCCTTATCGTTTAAATCGAGCACAGTTTGATGGGACAATTGAGAAACATTCTAGACCTGTTCGATTATATGGGTTTGAGATTTTAGAACAACTAAGAGATTTTAGAAATGAATTTGGAAAGGATCAACCAGTTTCCTtagctaagaaaaggaaaatgaggACTAAAGATAATAATGATTCTGAACAAAGCCCCATATGTAGGTATAATTGGAAAAGATTGAATATCTTCTTTCAGTTACCGTATTGGGTGGATAATTTGCTTCCACATAATCTGGATAGAATGCATATCGagaagaatttcttggagaatcTCTTGTGGACGCTGTTGGGGATGGACAAGACAAATGATGACATTAATGCTTGA